AACCATTTAATATGTACTAAGTGAATAGCAAAGTTTATAGTTATAGGAATACtttaaattcgatttggcCGAGAACTTGAGATGGTATAAAATCTTTCTAATGCATAAGTTCCAGATTTTGTCACTTAACCAGGAAACCCTATACTGTGTATATTGTTTACCACTTCTAAAAAGGGGAAAGTTGCTCCGCTCGAACAACTCTTGAGTTTGGAAATCCAATATGCCCCATTAAACTGGAGAGTCAGCTATTTTACAGCCCAGCCCAGTGAGTTTACTTAAGTGTTTGGAAATTCGAGTGGACTCaagttgaatttttgtttatgattCACATTGAGTCGAGCTGTTACGCTGCTGCAATCATCTTTATAGGGTCACAGCGCCAAGTAGTAGCAGCAATACGATCTGGATATGGGCAGTGGGTTTTCAAACCCCCAAACGTGATAATGGTGCAGAGCGAGAGCTCGGAATGCTAGATACAGAAtacataattgcaattaagTGAATATCATTCGTTGGCTTCGTGCCGCATCTCTGGGTCGCCCGATTATTGATTTGGCAAACAATGCACAAGCGTTGGCCGGAAGAACCCGCCCACACGCCCACTTTCGCCCACAGGTGTGGAAACAGACGGCTCAACAAGAATAATAATGCACACAGTTCAAGTGCAATACGTCCAGATGGACTGGCATTTatagagaaaaaaaaaaaaacatacgaAATGCGAACGTTCGTTCACTTTCACCATGCAAACATGCaatcgcacacaaacacacaagcacacaggCAATCTTAAATTGCTGGCCTTTTCGATTTTCGCGTTatacacttttgtttttgactGTCGTTGCACTTATTAAAGCAAAGCGCTTAATCAGCACGCATTTAATATGTGCAAGTGccaaagcgaaaacgaaactAGACTAAGTAAGATCCATTGTTTACACTTTTCACGGCGGAGATGAAAAGAAGAAGACGCCGTTGACACGTTGCCCCTTCAGCGGCGGGCGGCCCCTTTTCGTCGGAGAGAGCGGGGCGGGAACGGTCCGTCGAGCGgtcacacagacacacagagtGGAGCGGTAAGGtagcagcgcagcagcagcggctcACCGCACGCGTTCAGCCAGAGAATCGAACTGAAAGCGGTGGCCGCCGCTCGCGAAAAGCTTGGTAGTCAGCGGAGATGGTTACCTGTCGAAATTCACGACAAATCTAGCGGTTTTAATGGTCAAAGCAAAAAGTGTAATCTTTGCATTACATACTAGACAGTTTTTAAAGGAAACTAGGTAACATAGTGGTGTGGACCTAAGAGCGCTTACAATTAGAATCATTAAAAAGATCTTAAGCCTAACTTTTTGCACGTTCtttaaattgcataaaatatcTAGCTATTTTTAGCTAACAGCTGTGCTGACACCAACAGAGAGCAACTCGAAAGCTGCGCACGTGAGAGAAACACCCAGAGAGCAAGCTCAGGCGAAGTGGGCGAAAGAAAGCGGTTAAAGTGGGTGGGAGAGAGCCGCTCTCTCCCTGACATTTGCGATATGCAATACATCGCAAAGAATCTTGGCAACGattaaaatacatacatatatatatgtaacgGATAAATGGATGGATGAGTGACCCATGGCATTTACCTGATTGCCGTAGCAGTTAAAGTTGAACTCCTCCGTATCCTGGAGCAGTTCTTGGGGATTCGAGTAGCCCATCCGACGAAAGGGCATCGGCTCACCCTCGACGTCCATGTAATCCTTGACGATGGACCGCAGCTCGACCGGCGGCTTTGCGGACGTGATCAGTGCCCTAACCACCTTGGCCACGTGCATCAGGATCTCCTCTTGCTGTTCCATTGCGATCGATCAACGAGTCTGccaaagagagggagaggcgGAGAGAGGTTAACCCATTGAGCGTGATTCAAGTGGTATGGAATGCGTGCGCCCACCGCCACCCCCAAATCAGCAACAATTAAGCATgcacggaaaaaaaaaatgcgccaaaaaaatttaaatactgaTAAGGTGTTTAAACAAAGCGAATAAAAGAGAAGTTATATGAGTTATGCACTTAAATCGGATACACTCCAAAATcacatttacatatgtacattaatTTCGGTcagaaagaaaaaagcaagggtttaatttatttaacaaacaTCAAATCGCGGCGTTTACTTTGACGCATTTAAGCAAACAACTGAAAATTATCaacaatttctttcagtgtgcCAAATGAAATTGGCAAACACTAGGCTAGAAGAGATAAGGCGGAAAAGGAAGAGACAAAGAATAAAGAGAAACAGAAGCACGAAAGAGATGAACGAAAGCGGCGGCGCAGAAGCAGAAATGAAGCACAACAATTTAGCAACGTGTCGAATTTTCGATTCCCGCCTTTATTAAGATTTTAAACTTTAAGTAGTAATATCGACTATTTTCCGCATGGGCGCATATAAACAATGTGCCGTTGTGCGATATTGTGAACTGTATACTCTAGTTGTCTTGTCTTACCAatctattaaaaaataaataaaaacaaagtctCAGCTAGATATGCACTGCAAACTGCATAAAAGAGActtttttgagtttttccTGCGAATAGGAAAATTCCGATGATCCCGAACGCGAtaataatatttcactttCTTTGTAACTAAcgtatttagttttattagcAACTATCAGACTTCAACTGAACTCGAACgtatcaacaacaaaacacaattaaaataaaagcgaagTTCCTTTTCCGTTTGACGTTTCTAAATTTTCGGCGCCTTCTAGTGAGACCGTGAGGCGGATGTCAGAAAATACCGCAAGTCGCATGTATATACCAAAAGTATGCTCCTACAAATTGGCGGCAAAATTCAAACTTTTGATgtctaaaatatatttgaatgttGAGTAAATGTTTGATTAAAACTCTTATTATATTTACACAAATGACTTAATAAAAAACGCCAGCAATGGGTAGCTTTCTGGCCTGTGTCTGCTGTTCCGTGGCGTACAActtgtgttttttcttctttcttggTCTCGATTGAAATCTATGGCTTGGATGCAGTTGCTCATCGCTGTTGCCCTCCAATTGTATGGCATTCATTTGTGCCCGTGGCGACGAGTTAGGGGAATCCTTTCTGGGAACAGAAGACAATGGTTTGACAACCACGCTCAAGGCTTCCAGATTGATGCGTCTGTTATCAGTAGAAATTTCTGGCTCTGGGGGAGCCAATTGCTCCATGGGCGTCAAGGACTTCAGGGGCTTTCGAGGCTCCTGGAAAGGTTCCAGGCGTGCAGCGTTCGCCGGAGCAGCCTCAAACCTCTTTGGTTTTATTGGCCTCTTCAGCTTCATCTGCTGCAGGTGCTCCTCCCACACCCGAtcctccagcttcagctcctcctccttggccaGTGCCAAATCGTAGAGGCTCTCTTTCTGGCTCGCAGGTCGTATGCCAAAGGAGAAGACCTGAAAATGGGACCTTAGCTCGGGATTCACGACACGTTCACCCGTCTTTGTGGGTGCTTCTTTCTCTTTAGCCGGGTTTTCCGACTCCGCACACACATCGTCGTCCGTTGAGCGACTcagcagctccatctccaggtAGTTGAGATTCTTGAGCACCGCAAGGGCATGCTGCTTGGTGGCCGAAATAATTTCCATCAGCACCTTGGCAGCTCCTGGCTTTTGAGATTGCGGCGAGTAGGGACTTTTGTTGGGCTGAATCCTTGGGCAACTAGGTTTTCGCGTGGTTGGTGGACGGGATGGTGATATAGGAGGTAGACGTGGTGTAGGTGGGGGTGTGGGAAGCGACTTGAAAGGAGCATCGGAGATGGGTTCCGGTAGGCAGAAAGTGGTGGGACCACGGGTTGTGGTACTAACAGTCGTCCGATGAGTCGTAGTGCTTTTCGTGGTGGACATTGGGCGACCTGTGGTGCCACGACAAGTGCCAGACTTCCGTGGCTGATCGATCTTGGAGCTAACCACCTTGGCCAGCAGATTGGCGGTGGCCACTGCTGGTTTTCCATCCCGATGGTTGTTCCTGAAGCCACCCAGCATTCTCTTTAGCTCTCGATCGGGCTTTCGCTCCTTCAACTGCTCATTGAAGTTCATCCTGGCCAGGGACTCGAATGGATCCTCCTCTTCCTGCTTATCCACACCATCATCGCTCTCATCAATGGGAAATTTATATAGGTTGTCTTTGAACAGCTGGGCGGCAATATTCTTAGGTCCGACCAGATACTTTTCAGATTTCAACTTGCCAGAGGAAGCTTTTCTTTCAGGTGTCCCCATTTTCTGCTCCATGTCGTCCAACCGCTGGAAAAGGACTTCGGGATCGGAAAAGTAACGTGGCCCCGATGGCGCCAATTCCCTGAGGTCCTGGCTATCCCTTCGCTCGCTGCTGTATTGCCGCCTGGGCCACGAAGTATCCACATATGGGGTCCGGTGTTCCGATGTTCCATCAGATCGGCCGGCAGCTTGTCCAACGCTCGCCAGGATTGCCAATGCCTGTAGTGAAAGACCGACTGCGACGTGGCTCCAAATCCGCATTGACATTGTTCTCATTGGCACAACATCTTGTTGGAATTATCGCCCAGTTCATGTTTATAAAATTCTGTACTTTTAAAATCAGTTCAATGACGTCTTTTGCtcacttgtttttattttttcaaaatgtttgaattttcttttaaatttatacaaagAAAGTTTAAAGGGAAggaataaatttaaagtaagCTGGTTAATCAATAACCCCCCtattttttaatggtttttagctaagaaattatttattactttGGCGAAGAAAGACAGGCCCAACAAAGGACGAGGACAGGACGAACTTCTAAGGACACGTTCCTGTCCAAGCAACAAAGCGCAACGGGACACAGCGAATGGAAGGTTATTGGAAATCGGACTGGAAAGTGGAAATGCTCTGCTGATTCAGTTCCTTAGCCACAGTCGAGTTTTTCACGTCCAACTGTGCAGCACATCCTCGAAATAAATGAACACattaaatgcatattaaattaGAATAAATTGAAATCCGTGAAGTTGATCAAGGAATCAAAGATTTGCCATATCTCCAACAAAGTTTAGTGTTATAAGCGGCTTTCATGAGTTCCGAACTCGTAGTTAAATGACACTCAAACGCAAAAGGCACAAAAACTAATCGTTCGGGCCACgtccaaatccaaaaaccaaagtTATTGCCTTAAATACGAGCGGAAAATCGTGTTGCGAAACCGAAGTGCAATGACTGTCCTCAATATGCACGCCAAAATGataatattgattttatttttctacaaCGGTTCCTACAACTGGAGTAAAAAGCTGTAAGAGGCTCCTGGCACTAAAATACTCGTACATCTTTCCCCTTCGGCAGGCGGCGTTTGATTTCATGTGTGTGCCGTCCTGCGAACCTCAATTATAATAAGGTAATCAGCTCCTGGCTACTTTCACCTGCCTCAATTATCCTGCCTCCTGCCTTTTGGCTCCCAAACTCCCTCTATTGattttgccatttggccaacCGCCTGCGGTAACCAGGCAACTTGGGCCAAATAACAACACCAACGGCAGACAACAAAGAAATTGTCAATAAAAGTGCGCAAGAGCAGGGCATCCCCAACGCGACAGTGGTGTACCAGAATAATAGGCACAGTTAGCTAGTAGCAATGTTACAATTTCATGTTTCTACCAGATAGATATTTCTATAGATGATGTTTTATAAAACTTAACAAATACTTTTATAAtactaaacaaatatttctataATACTTAACAATATTCAAGTagaattaatatatttgatGGCCCTGGAGTGTTGGGCAGCAGTGCACTGTGTTCAAGTTCCTGCTTCCATCAATTCCAGCCTCTGTTCCGTGTTTGGAATGTGCACAGCCTTCCAGCGCCTGCGCCTTGGCATCCTGTTGTTTTGATAGTAAAAAGGACATGGCTGCGCTCGCCCATAAAATCAGCAGGCGAGTGCGGTTGTTTACAAACACGCACGCCAGACACGCGACACGTGGTGCAGGGTCGTTCCTGGAAGTCCTCAACTTGTGGGTGGCAGCGGGAGAGGGCTGGTGATGGTGGGTGATGGTGGGGATAGTGGGTGGGATGGGCAATGGGGTTTCGAGCAGTTACCATGCCCCCATTCGAAAGGCCGGCCGGCAGGGAAGGCTGGCATGGCTGGTATAACTGGGTTGGCTGGGCCAACGTGGCGGATGAGCAATGTCTGCCAACGGTGACGTCATCGCCGTCCAGCGACATTGAACTAGTTTCATCAGCACATCGCTCACATTTCTCCAGTGACGTCAATGGAGAAAGCCACATTGGACTAAGCCAATAAGGCCGTCGGACTGTCAGCTCGACCTCCGAACTTTGTCTTCCGATCCAATAAAAAAACCCAACTCATCCAATAGCATTTGCGTCCAATTGGTATTGGGCTGCCTCGTAAATCGTCAATCGTGAACCGTGAATCGCATATCGTCTGCCACACAGCCATGAGCTTCTTTTGCGCAGCGCATTCATTAGCTAATTAATAACtatgaatttgtttaatagTTTATGTGAAGTTTGCCCTCTGAATCGAATTCGCACAACTCATTTGATACCAAGTTTCCTTATAAGCTGAGTGCtggagcaaaacaaataactaTGGTGCCTTactaagaaataataatagtaataataatcatgCTGATAAGAAATCATGTTTTGAGTGGCATTAAACCATTAAAAATAGCTGAATAATCAGCAAATTCCTTGCGAAAGTGCGCAGTCTTCTTAACTCTAAAGAACCGAGTGTT
This sequence is a window from Drosophila teissieri strain GT53w chromosome 2R, Prin_Dtei_1.1, whole genome shotgun sequence. Protein-coding genes within it:
- the LOC122612407 gene encoding uncharacterized protein LOC122612407; translation: MRTMSMRIWSHVAVGLSLQALAILASVGQAAGRSDGTSEHRTPYVDTSWPRRQYSSERRDSQDLRELAPSGPRYFSDPEVLFQRLDDMEQKMGTPERKASSGKLKSEKYLVGPKNIAAQLFKDNLYKFPIDESDDGVDKQEEEDPFESLARMNFNEQLKERKPDRELKRMLGGFRNNHRDGKPAVATANLLAKVVSSKIDQPRKSGTCRGTTGRPMSTTKSTTTHRTTVSTTTRGPTTFCLPEPISDAPFKSLPTPPPTPRLPPISPSRPPTTRKPSCPRIQPNKSPYSPQSQKPGAAKVLMEIISATKQHALAVLKNLNYLEMELLSRSTDDDVCAESENPAKEKEAPTKTGERVVNPELRSHFQVFSFGIRPASQKESLYDLALAKEEELKLEDRVWEEHLQQMKLKRPIKPKRFEAAPANAARLEPFQEPRKPLKSLTPMEQLAPPEPEISTDNRRINLEALSVVVKPLSSVPRKDSPNSSPRAQMNAIQLEGNSDEQLHPSHRFQSRPRKKKKHKLYATEQQTQARKLPIAGVFY